Within Deltaproteobacteria bacterium, the genomic segment GCCAGTCGGCCGCTCGCCGCCTGCCATACACCGGTTCGTGACGGAATGGACGTGCGCACCGCGACGCCCGCGCTCGAGCGCCTGCGCGCCAGCGTTCGCGCGCTCGCGGACGCAGGACGGCCGAGCGGCCCGAGCGAGCTCGGCCACCCGTACCTCCGCTTCGACCCATCGCTCTGCATCACCTGCCGCCGCTGTCTGCACGTCTGCGAGGACGTGCAGGGCCAGTTCGTCTACGAAGTCGAGGGGCGCGGCAGCCGCACGCGTCTGATCTTCGGCCACGACGACCGCTACGCGACGAGTCCGTGCACGTCCTGCGGCGCGTGCGTCGAGGTCTGCCCGACCGGCGCGCTCTGGGACCGCGACCTCGAGCGGCCGGCTCCGCGCGGCGAGCTTCGCACCACGCGCTCGACCTGCGGCTACTGCGGCGTGGGCTGCCAGGTCGAGATCGAGGCGGACGCGACCGGCGTGCGCCGGATCCACGGCGCGGCGCTCGCTTCCGTGAACCGCGGGCACCTGTGCGCGAAGGGCCGCTACGCGCACGGCTGGCGCGAGAGCCCGGAGCGGCTCACGCAGCCGCTCGTGCGCAGGGACGGGCGGCTGGTGCCGATCGGCTGGGACGAGGCGATCGATTTCGCCGCGCGCCGGCTCGACGAGATCCACGCCGCGCACGGCGCCGATTCGATCGCGGCGCTGACCTCTTCGCGCTCGACCAACGAGGCGGCCTATCTGCTGCAGAAGCTGTTCCGCAGCCGGTTCCGCAGCAACAACGTCGACTGCTGCGCGCGCGTCTGTCACGCGTCCACCGCGCAGGCGCTGCGCCAGGCGACCGGCACCGGCGCCGCGAGCGCCTGCTACGACGACATCGAGCAGGCGCGGCTGATCGTCCTGGTCGGCGCGAACCCCACCGAGGCGCATCCCGTGATCGGCGCCCGTCTGCTGCAGGCGGTGCGGCGCGGCGCGCGCCTGGTCGTGATCGACCCACGCCGCACGGAGCTCGCGTCGATCGCCGACGTCTTCGTGCAGCTTCGTCCGGGCACGAACGTGCCGCTGCTGAACGCGCTCGCGAAGCTTCTGATCGAGAGCGGACGGATCGACCGCGGCTACCTGGCCGCGCGCACGGAGGGATTCGCGGAGCTCGCGGCGCACGTCTCGCGCGGCGACGTCGCCGACGCTGCGACGATCTGCGCGGTTCCCGAGCCGGTGATCCGCGCCGCGGCGCGCGAGATCGCGCAAGCGCGAACCGCGCTCTTCGTCTCGGGCCTGGGCACCTCCGAGCTCACGCAGGGAACCGGCTCGGTGCTCGCGCTCGCCAACCTCGCGCTTCTGACCGGCAGCGTCGGCCGGCCGGGCGCGGGACTGCTGCCACTGCGCGGCCAGAACAACGTGCAGGGCAACGCCGACATGGGCGGCATGCCCGACCTCTTCACAGGCTATCAGCCGCTGGACGATCCGGCTGTCCGCGCGCGCCTGCAACGGCTCTGGGGCGCGCTTCCGCCGACGACGCCGGGAAAGACGGTGCCCGAGATGCTCGCGGCCGCGCACGAAGGCGCGCTTCGCGGCCTCTGGATCCAGGGCGAGGACATCGCGCAGAGCGATCCGAACCAGCACCACGTCGAGGCGGCGCTCTCGCGGCTCGAGTTCCTCGTGATCCAGGAGATCTTCCCGTCGGAGACGCAGGCGTTCGCGCACCTGGTTCTCCCCGCCGCGGGCGTCTTCGAGCAGGACGGGACCTTCACCAACGCCGAGCGGCGCATCCAGCTCGTGCGCGCCGTCGCATCTCCGCCAGGCTCGGCGCGGCCCGACTGGCGCGTCATCATCGATGTGGCGAACGCGCTCGGCTGCGGCTGGTCGTACCCGACACCGGCCGATGTCATGGACGAGATCGCGCGCGCTGCGCCACGCCTCTGGGGCGGCGTGTCCCATTCCCGTCTCGAGCCGGACGGGCTGCAGTGGCCGTGTCCGGAGCCGGGCCATCCCGGCTCGAAGCGACTGCACGTGGACGGCTTCGCCCGCGGACGCGCCTCGCTCACCCCGGTCGACTACGCGGTCAGCCCCGAGGACCGGGTCGAAGGCTTTCCATATCTGCTGAACACCGGGCGCGTCCTGCAGCAGTACAACGTCGGGACGATGACACGGCGGACGCCGAACGCGGAGCTCGCGCCGGCGGACGAGCTCGAGATCCACCCCGACGACGCCGCGCGGGAAAAAATCGCTGACGGCGATCCGGTCGGGATCGAGAGTCGCTGGGGCCGGCTTCGCGCGCGCGCGCGCGTCTCGACGCGGGTTCGTCCGGGCATGCTCTTCCTCTCGTTCCACTACCCGGAGACGCACACGAACCGCGTCACCGGCCCGTGGCACGATCCGGTTTCACACTGTCCCGAATACAAGGTAACCTCGGTCCGATTCGTCTGAACTCTACAACCTCGGAGGGTGACATCGTGAGAGCAGGTGCGAGCTTGATCGTCGGGGCAGCGGTACTCGGGCTGGCGCTGGGCGCACTTGCGCAGGAGTCACCCACCGCGCAGCGCGGTCAGAACCTCTACGAGCAGTTCTGCATGGACTGCCACGGCTTGAAGGCGCGCGGCGACGGCGTGCTCGCGGAGGACCTGAAGGTCGCGCCCGCGGACCTGACGACGATCGCGCTGCGGCGCAACGGCGTGTTCCCGGACCCGGAGATCCGCGAGATCATCGACGGTCGGCGCCGCGTGCGCGCGCACGGTCCGCTGAACATGCCGCTCTGGGGCAAGGAGTTCGGCATGAGCGCCGCGTCCGCGGGCGGCCCGATGGAGCAGGGGACCCGAGACCGGATCGATGCGGTCGTCGTGTACCTGAAGTCGATCCAGAAGAAGTGAGGTCCGAGTGAACCTTGCTCATCTCGTTCGACGCGCCGCTGAAGGGGCGCCCAAGACCGAGAGCTGGCGACCGAAGCCGACGAGAAGAGGCTCTCGGTCGCGGACGTGACGTCGTACGAGCCCGTCTTCGCGGTCGCCGATACGATCCGCAAAGAGATCTGAGCGGCGCCCGCGGCGGATCGGGAGACAAGCTTGGCCGATGCCCATTCCCCGCGCGAGATCGCGCGGAAGGTCGAGATCCTGGGGGTCGCGAAGACGCAGAGCCCCACGCTCTCGCTGCTGCTGCTGGCCGTCCTGGCCGGCGCCTTCGTCTCGCTCGGCGCGCTCTTCTTCACCGTCGTCGTGACCGGGAGCGGCCTGGGCTTCGGCATCACCCGCCTGATCGGCGGCACGAGCTTCAGCCTCGGGCTGATCCTGGTGGTGGTGGCCGGTGCCGAGCTCTTCACGGGAAACAACCTCCTCGCGATGGCCTGGGCGAGCGGACGGATCCGCGCGCGCGAGCTGGTCCGCAGCTGGCTGCTCGTCTACGCGGGAAACGTGATCGGCTGTCTCGGAACGGTCCTGCTCGTGCTCTGGGCGGACGTCGCGAGCCTGGGCGGCGGCGCAGTCGGGGAGACCGCCCTCGAGATCGCTCGAGCCAAGGCGGGTCTCTCGATCGGGGCCGCCTTCGCACGCGGAATTCTCTGCAATGCGCTGGTGTGTCTTGCGGTGTGGCTCGCGATGGGCGGGCGCAGCGTCGCGGATCGGATCCTCGCGATCCTCTTCCCGATCACCGCCTTCGTCGCGATGGGATTCGAGCACTCGATCGCCAACTGGTTCTTCCTGCCCTTCGCCCTCGCGCTCGACGGCCAAGGGTCCGTGTCGTGGATCGGTGTCGGTCGGAATCTAGCGGCCGTGAGCGTGGGGAACGTGGTCGGCGGAACTCTGCTCGTCGCGGGCGTTTACTGGGTCGCCTACCTGTGGAGCGGGGCGGCTCCGAGCGAGCGCAGCTGAGCTACGGCACGGAGTGCCGGTAGAGCAGCCAGAGCGCGGCGAAGTAGGCGATGGCGATCAGCGCGCTGTCGGGCTCGAGCATGGTGAAGCGCCGCCTGGCCCGGTAGGCGATCGCCGCGAGGCCAAGGCTCATCAGCACCACCGCGAACAGACCCGAGAGAGCGTGACCCGGGTCGAGCGCGGCGAAGAGACTGCCCGGCTGGGCGAGATCGAGCGGCAGCAGGATGGCCATGTTGATCGCGTTGGACCCGAAGAGATTTCCCACGGCGAGGTCGAACGATCCGATTCGGACCGCGGCGAGGCAGGTCACGACCTCGGGAAGGGACGTGGCGAGGCCCACGAGCGCCGTGCCCACGAACGTGTTTCCGAGCCCGCTGATCTCCGCGATTCCGCACGCGGACCACGCGAACGCCGGCGCCGCCGCCAGCACGGCGAGCGCGGCCAGCGCGAATCTCCGCAGCGGCCGCTGAAACGACTGGCGGGCGGGAGCCGGCGCGGCTCCGTCCCGCATGCTCTGGCGGTAGACGGCGCGCGCCCCCGCCACGTAGACGAGAAAGATCATGACCGAGCCCGGGGCCACGCCGAGGATCGCCGTCGCAGGCCGGGTGAGGACCAGCACGGCCGCGAGCGCGTTCAGCACGATCGCCAGAGCCGCCGCGAGCGCGTGGTCGAGCGCTGCGCGCTGCAGGACGCCGCGCCGCGGGGGGAGCAGGTCGATCAGCGCCAGGATCAGCATGTTCGCCAGGCTCGACCCGAACAGGTCGCCGATCGCGAGATCGCTCGCGCCCATCCGCACTGCGGCGACATCGGTCGCGAGCTCCGGCAGCGAGGTCGCCCCGGCGAGAAGCACCGACCCGATCCAGACGCGGCCCAGCCCGCTCGCCTCGGCGATCTCGTCCGCGCTCCTCGCCAGCGCGGTTCCGGCGAGCATGATCGCCGCTCCGCTTGCGAGGAAGACGAGCAGGTACGTCATGCGTGACTCCCGAGCCGGACTCGTCGCGCGTTCCGCCGCGCGTAGAGCTTGCGGATCTCCTCGACCCAGAGTACCAGGCTGCCGACGACACCGAGCGCGACGACTTCGGCCGCGCCGATCGGGACGGTGTGGAAGACCCGGGCGAGCGGAGCCCAGAAGATGACCCCGATCTGCAGCAGATTTCCGGCGAGAAGTCCGGCGAGAAGCCAGGGGTTCCGCAGCAGGCCGAGCGCGAAGGCCGAGTTCGACTCGGAGCGGCAGTTCAGCACGTTCCACCACTCGCAGATGGCGAGAAGCGTGAAGGTCTCCGTGCGGACCAGCTCCACAGGCACCCCTGCGGCCGTGCGCGCAACGAACCAGCCCAGCGTCGAGACCACGATCGCTGGCACGATGAACCCCATCCGTGTCAGCAGCGAGCGCGAGAGCAGCGGCTCGTCGGGCGAGATCGGGGGCCGGCGCATCTCGTCGCCTTCCGCCGGCTCCATGATCAGGTTCACCGTGATCAGGCCCTCGGTGACCAGGTTGATCCAGAGGATCTGCACCGCGGCGAACGGCGGCGGGAAGCCGCAGAGCAGCGCGAGAAGCAGGACCGCCACCTCGGCGGCCGAGCACGAGAAGAGCAGGAGCACGACCTTCTTGATGTTGCGGTAGACGACGCGGCCCTCTTCGACGGCCGCGACGATGGTCGTGAAATCGTCGTCGGCGAGGACGATCTTCGCGGCCTCCTTGGCGACCTCCGTGCCCGAGACGCCCATGGCCACGCCGACGTCGGCCTTCACCAGCGCCGGCGCGTCGTTCACGCCGTCGCCGGTCATCGCGACCACCTCGCGCCTTTGCTGGTACGCGGCGACGATGCGCAGCTTCTGCGCGGGGTGGACGCGCGCGAAGACCGAGATGCGCTCGATGCGCGCGGAGAGCTCGTCGTCGCTCATCCGCTCGAGCTCCGCGCCGTCGAGCGCCTCGTCGCCGGGCCGCGCGATGCCGAGCTCCGTCGCGATCGCGACGCCGGTCGCCTTGTGGTCGCCGGTCAGCATCACCGGCCGGATGCCGGCGTCGCGACAGCGCGCGACCGCCTCGCGCGCCTCGGGGCGCGGCGGGTCGATCTGACCCACGAGCCCGAGCAGCGTGGCGCGGCCGCGAAAAGCGCCGAGCCCCGCGCGGCCGTCGATCTGGGCGCGATCGACCACGGCCAGCGCGAGTACGCGAAGCGCTCGCTCCGCCATGCGCTCGGCTGCGCTCTGCAGCTCTCTCCGCGTCGCGTCGTCGAGCGGGGCGTCCCGACCGTCGCGGCGAGCGGCGCCGCAGAGCTCGAGCACGAGCTCTGGAGCGCCCTTCAGGATCACGCGCGAGTCGCGGCCGGGCTCGCCGTGCTGCGTGGCCATCATCTTCGCGGCGGGGTCGAAGGGGATCTCGGCCTGCCGCCTCGCGCGCGCGCGAAGCT encodes:
- a CDS encoding formate dehydrogenase subunit alpha — protein: MSAARARIDGRELELVPGETLLDAAARLGIEIPTVCHLPGRPPDGGCRVCLVEVAGASRPLAACHTPVRDGMDVRTATPALERLRASVRALADAGRPSGPSELGHPYLRFDPSLCITCRRCLHVCEDVQGQFVYEVEGRGSRTRLIFGHDDRYATSPCTSCGACVEVCPTGALWDRDLERPAPRGELRTTRSTCGYCGVGCQVEIEADATGVRRIHGAALASVNRGHLCAKGRYAHGWRESPERLTQPLVRRDGRLVPIGWDEAIDFAARRLDEIHAAHGADSIAALTSSRSTNEAAYLLQKLFRSRFRSNNVDCCARVCHASTAQALRQATGTGAASACYDDIEQARLIVLVGANPTEAHPVIGARLLQAVRRGARLVVIDPRRTELASIADVFVQLRPGTNVPLLNALAKLLIESGRIDRGYLAARTEGFAELAAHVSRGDVADAATICAVPEPVIRAAAREIAQARTALFVSGLGTSELTQGTGSVLALANLALLTGSVGRPGAGLLPLRGQNNVQGNADMGGMPDLFTGYQPLDDPAVRARLQRLWGALPPTTPGKTVPEMLAAAHEGALRGLWIQGEDIAQSDPNQHHVEAALSRLEFLVIQEIFPSETQAFAHLVLPAAGVFEQDGTFTNAERRIQLVRAVASPPGSARPDWRVIIDVANALGCGWSYPTPADVMDEIARAAPRLWGGVSHSRLEPDGLQWPCPEPGHPGSKRLHVDGFARGRASLTPVDYAVSPEDRVEGFPYLLNTGRVLQQYNVGTMTRRTPNAELAPADELEIHPDDAAREKIADGDPVGIESRWGRLRARARVSTRVRPGMLFLSFHYPETHTNRVTGPWHDPVSHCPEYKVTSVRFV
- a CDS encoding cytochrome c gives rise to the protein MRAGASLIVGAAVLGLALGALAQESPTAQRGQNLYEQFCMDCHGLKARGDGVLAEDLKVAPADLTTIALRRNGVFPDPEIREIIDGRRRVRAHGPLNMPLWGKEFGMSAASAGGPMEQGTRDRIDAVVVYLKSIQKK
- a CDS encoding formate/nitrite transporter family protein, which encodes MADAHSPREIARKVEILGVAKTQSPTLSLLLLAVLAGAFVSLGALFFTVVVTGSGLGFGITRLIGGTSFSLGLILVVVAGAELFTGNNLLAMAWASGRIRARELVRSWLLVYAGNVIGCLGTVLLVLWADVASLGGGAVGETALEIARAKAGLSIGAAFARGILCNALVCLAVWLAMGGRSVADRILAILFPITAFVAMGFEHSIANWFFLPFALALDGQGSVSWIGVGRNLAAVSVGNVVGGTLLVAGVYWVAYLWSGAAPSERS
- a CDS encoding HAD-IC family P-type ATPase, which produces MRAAEAVAALESDAEAGLATQEARRRLDRFGENALPEPQRRSLLAVFLRQFKSPLIYLLLAAAGLALAFGHRSDAAVIGVVVLLNAAVGAFQEGRAERSLAALRRVATQRARVIRDGSEKLIEAREVVPGDILLLEAGEAVAADARLLLGAALQIAEAALTGESAPVEKSLLPLACDTPLADRRNLVYAGTHVTAGRARAVVVATGLASEVGHIAALSESALEEPTPLERRIAQFGNAIIGAAAIVLALVVVLGRVRGVPIGEIAMVAISQIVGMIPEGLPVAMTIALAVGVQRMARRSAVVRRLSAVETLGSTTVICSDKTGTLTRNELTATAVALADGRELSVTGAGYHPEGRILHGGRELDSARDPALLALLEAAVLCNDAQLSRPGGPAHVWQPIGDPTEVALLGLAIKGGVVPDQLRARARRQAEIPFDPAAKMMATQHGEPGRDSRVILKGAPELVLELCGAARRDGRDAPLDDATRRELQSAAERMAERALRVLALAVVDRAQIDGRAGLGAFRGRATLLGLVGQIDPPRPEAREAVARCRDAGIRPVMLTGDHKATGVAIATELGIARPGDEALDGAELERMSDDELSARIERISVFARVHPAQKLRIVAAYQQRREVVAMTGDGVNDAPALVKADVGVAMGVSGTEVAKEAAKIVLADDDFTTIVAAVEEGRVVYRNIKKVVLLLFSCSAAEVAVLLLALLCGFPPPFAAVQILWINLVTEGLITVNLIMEPAEGDEMRRPPISPDEPLLSRSLLTRMGFIVPAIVVSTLGWFVARTAAGVPVELVRTETFTLLAICEWWNVLNCRSESNSAFALGLLRNPWLLAGLLAGNLLQIGVIFWAPLARVFHTVPIGAAEVVALGVVGSLVLWVEEIRKLYARRNARRVRLGSHA